A window of the Microtus pennsylvanicus isolate mMicPen1 chromosome 4, mMicPen1.hap1, whole genome shotgun sequence genome harbors these coding sequences:
- the Mbd1 gene encoding methyl-CpG-binding domain protein 1 isoform X1, whose product MAEDWQDCPALGPGWKRRESFRKSGASCGRSDIYYQSPTGDKIRSKVELTRYLGPACDLTLFDFRQGILCYPAPKTHPLPDPSKKQKKPSKPASVKKHQGGLQKSGVRKATPRAENSAGTGTAPASLLVPGRCENCGVRVPRNGIRRKRLKTLCEDCRAQRIAFNREQRMFKRVGCGECTACLVKEDCGACSVCRLQLPRDVASGLYCKCEQRRCLRIVEKSRGCGVCRGCQNQEDCGCCRFCLRPPRPGRKRQWRCLQRRCLWHFAHRFRGHPQGCHQCPPQVVVPPIGKRDRDRRKSSSKVAAQRHSQAQPVPPLPALQHPEPTELHISDLAPTSPAEFIYYCVDEDELQPYTNHRQNRKCGACAACLRRMDCGHCDFCCDKPKFGGSNQKRQKCRWRQCLQFAMKRLLPSTGSGSEEGAGSPPCHPCRKRPGSPRQLHPSSSSKAPLAVHTTPPCPAQASAKQQIGRGFVPTPPDTDLVFLREGASSPLQVPGPAAASSEAPLQEAQCSAQSWVVTLPQVKQEKVDAPEEWTAGTAFLTSPTLQSGCPGKVREAVDPDLPPVKQEPPGPEEDREENREDYVSASAPEEEAGGVGTPVITEIFSLGGTRLRDIAAWWPRSKDLKKPEAKMQ is encoded by the exons TCCCACAGGCGACAAGATTCGAAGCAAGGTTGAACTGACTCGATACCTAGGCCCTGCATGTGATCTGACCCTCTTTGACTTCAGACAAGGCATCTTGTGCTACCCGGCTCCCAAG ACCCATCCCTTGCCTGACCCCAGCAAGAAGCAAAAGAAGCCTTCGAAACCAGCCAGTGTTAAGAAGCATCAGGGTGGGCTGCAGAAGAGTGGTGTCAGGAAGGCGACCCCGCGGGCTGAGAATAGTGCTGGCACTGGCACAGCTCCAGCGTCATTACTTGTACCTGG CCGCTGTGAGAATTGTGGAGTCCGCGTCCCAAGGAATGGTATCAGAAGGAAGAGGCTCAAGACATTATGCGAAGACTGCCGAG CACAGAGAATTGCCTTCAACCGAGAACAGAGAATGTTTAAG AGAGTTGGCTGTGGAGAGTGTACAGCTTGCCTGGTGAAAGAAGACTGTGGGGCTTGCTCCGTCTGCCGCCTGCAGCTGCCCCGTGATGTGGCCTCAGGGCTCTACTGCAAGTGTGAGCAGAGACGCTGCCTCCGGATTGTGGAGAAG AGCCGAGGGTGCGGAGTATGTCGGGGTTGTCAGAACCAAGAAGACTGTGGCTGTTGCCGATTCTGCCTTCGCCCTCCCCGCCCTGGTCGCAAGCGCCAGTGGAGGTGTCTGCAGCGGCGCTGCTTGTGG CACTTTGCTCATCGCTTCCGTGGCCACCCTCAAGGATGTCACCAGTGCCCTCCCCAGGTTGTGGTTCCCCCTATT GGTAAACGTGACCGTGACCGTCGTAAGAGTAGCTCCAAGGTGGCTGCCCAACGTCACTCCCAAGCTCAGCCAGTGCCTCCACTTCCTGCACTGCAGCACCCAGAGCCCACAGAGCTG CACATCAGCGACCTAGCGCCCACATCACCTGCTGAGTTCATCTATTACTGTGTAGACGAGGACGAGCTA CAGCCCTACACGAACCACCGGCAGAACCGCAAGTGCGGGGCCTGTGCAGCCTGCCTACGGCGGATGGACTGTGGCCACTGCGACTTCTGCTGCGACAAGCCCAAATTCGGGGGCAGCAACCAGAAGCGCCAGAAGTGTCGTTGGCGCCAGTGCCTGCAATTTGCCATg AAGCGACTGCTGCCCAGTACTGGGTCAGGGTCTGAGGAGGGAGCAGGATCGCCTCCGTGTCACCCTTGTCGAAAGAGGCCTGGTTCTCCTCGACAGCTCCATCCAAGCTCCTCTTCAAAGGCCCCTTTGGCTGTGCACACAACCCCACCATGCCCTGCCCAGGCTTCAGCGAAGCAGCAAATAGGTAGAGGCTTTGTGCCGACCCCACCTGACACAGACCTTGTGTTTTTACGAGAGGGTGCCAGCAGTCCTCTGCAGGTGCCtggtcctgctgcagcttccTCGGAAGCCCCGTTACAG GAGGCCCAATGCTCTGCCCAGAGTTGGGTTGTGACCTTGCCACAGGTGAAGCAAGAGAAGGTGGATGCCCCAGAGGAGTGGACAGCAGGCACAGCCTTCCTGACTTCTCCCACGTTGCAGTCTGGCTGCCCTGGCAAGGTTAGGGAG GCAGTAGACCCAGACCTTCCACCTGTGAAACAAGAGCCCCCTGGCCCTGAGGAggatagagaagaaaacagagaagattaTGTTTCTGCATCAGccccagaggaggaggcaggaggggtTGGCACACCAGTG ATCACGGAGATTTTCAGCCTGGGTGGAACCCGCCTCCGGGACATAGCAGCTTGGTGGCCAAG GTCCAAGGACCTTAAAAAACCTGAAGCTAAAATGCAGTAG
- the Mbd1 gene encoding methyl-CpG-binding domain protein 1 isoform X10 encodes MAEDWQDCPALGPGWKRRESFRKSGASCGRSDIYYQSPTGDKIRSKVELTRYLGPACDLTLFDFRQGILCYPAPKTHPLPDPSKKQKKPSKPASVKKHQGGLQKSGVRKATPRAENSAGTGTAPASLLVPGRCENCGVRVPRNGIRRKRLKTLCEDCRAQRIAFNREQRMFKRVGCGECTACLVKEDCGACSVCRLQLPRDVASGLYCKCEQRRCLRIVEKSRGCGVCRGCQNQEDCGCCRFCLRPPRPGRKRQWRCLQRRCLWHFAHRFRGHPQGCHQCPPQVVVPPIGKRDRDRRKSSSKVAAQRHSQAQPVPPLPALQHPEPTELQPYTNHRQNRKCGACAACLRRMDCGHCDFCCDKPKFGGSNQKRQKCRWRQCLQFAMKRLLPSTGSGSEEGAGSPPCHPCRKRPGSPRQLHPSSSSKAPLAVHTTPPCPAQASAKQQIGRGFVPTPPDTDLVFLREGASSPLQVPGPAAASSEAPLQEAQCSAQSWVVTLPQVKQEKVDAPEEWTAGTAFLTSPTLQSGCPGKAVDPDLPPVKQEPPGPEEDREENREDYVSASAPEEEAGGVGTPVITEIFSLGGTRLRDIAAWWPRSKDLKKPEAKMQ; translated from the exons TCCCACAGGCGACAAGATTCGAAGCAAGGTTGAACTGACTCGATACCTAGGCCCTGCATGTGATCTGACCCTCTTTGACTTCAGACAAGGCATCTTGTGCTACCCGGCTCCCAAG ACCCATCCCTTGCCTGACCCCAGCAAGAAGCAAAAGAAGCCTTCGAAACCAGCCAGTGTTAAGAAGCATCAGGGTGGGCTGCAGAAGAGTGGTGTCAGGAAGGCGACCCCGCGGGCTGAGAATAGTGCTGGCACTGGCACAGCTCCAGCGTCATTACTTGTACCTGG CCGCTGTGAGAATTGTGGAGTCCGCGTCCCAAGGAATGGTATCAGAAGGAAGAGGCTCAAGACATTATGCGAAGACTGCCGAG CACAGAGAATTGCCTTCAACCGAGAACAGAGAATGTTTAAG AGAGTTGGCTGTGGAGAGTGTACAGCTTGCCTGGTGAAAGAAGACTGTGGGGCTTGCTCCGTCTGCCGCCTGCAGCTGCCCCGTGATGTGGCCTCAGGGCTCTACTGCAAGTGTGAGCAGAGACGCTGCCTCCGGATTGTGGAGAAG AGCCGAGGGTGCGGAGTATGTCGGGGTTGTCAGAACCAAGAAGACTGTGGCTGTTGCCGATTCTGCCTTCGCCCTCCCCGCCCTGGTCGCAAGCGCCAGTGGAGGTGTCTGCAGCGGCGCTGCTTGTGG CACTTTGCTCATCGCTTCCGTGGCCACCCTCAAGGATGTCACCAGTGCCCTCCCCAGGTTGTGGTTCCCCCTATT GGTAAACGTGACCGTGACCGTCGTAAGAGTAGCTCCAAGGTGGCTGCCCAACGTCACTCCCAAGCTCAGCCAGTGCCTCCACTTCCTGCACTGCAGCACCCAGAGCCCACAGAGCTG CAGCCCTACACGAACCACCGGCAGAACCGCAAGTGCGGGGCCTGTGCAGCCTGCCTACGGCGGATGGACTGTGGCCACTGCGACTTCTGCTGCGACAAGCCCAAATTCGGGGGCAGCAACCAGAAGCGCCAGAAGTGTCGTTGGCGCCAGTGCCTGCAATTTGCCATg AAGCGACTGCTGCCCAGTACTGGGTCAGGGTCTGAGGAGGGAGCAGGATCGCCTCCGTGTCACCCTTGTCGAAAGAGGCCTGGTTCTCCTCGACAGCTCCATCCAAGCTCCTCTTCAAAGGCCCCTTTGGCTGTGCACACAACCCCACCATGCCCTGCCCAGGCTTCAGCGAAGCAGCAAATAGGTAGAGGCTTTGTGCCGACCCCACCTGACACAGACCTTGTGTTTTTACGAGAGGGTGCCAGCAGTCCTCTGCAGGTGCCtggtcctgctgcagcttccTCGGAAGCCCCGTTACAG GAGGCCCAATGCTCTGCCCAGAGTTGGGTTGTGACCTTGCCACAGGTGAAGCAAGAGAAGGTGGATGCCCCAGAGGAGTGGACAGCAGGCACAGCCTTCCTGACTTCTCCCACGTTGCAGTCTGGCTGCCCTGGCAAG GCAGTAGACCCAGACCTTCCACCTGTGAAACAAGAGCCCCCTGGCCCTGAGGAggatagagaagaaaacagagaagattaTGTTTCTGCATCAGccccagaggaggaggcaggaggggtTGGCACACCAGTG ATCACGGAGATTTTCAGCCTGGGTGGAACCCGCCTCCGGGACATAGCAGCTTGGTGGCCAAG GTCCAAGGACCTTAAAAAACCTGAAGCTAAAATGCAGTAG
- the Mbd1 gene encoding methyl-CpG-binding domain protein 1 isoform X18, with translation MAEDWQDCPALGPGWKRRESFRKSGASCGRSDIYYQSPTGDKIRSKVELTRYLGPACDLTLFDFRQGILCYPAPKTHPLPDPSKKQKKPSKPASVKKHQGGLQKSGVRKATPRAENSAGTGTAPASLLVPGRCENCGVRVPRNGIRRKRLKTLCEDCRAQRIAFNREQRMFKRVGCGECTACLVKEDCGACSVCRLQLPRDVASGLYCKCEQRRCLRIVEKSRGCGVCRGCQNQEDCGCCRFCLRPPRPGRKRQWRCLQRRCLWGKRDRDRRKSSSKVAAQRHSQAQPVPPLPALQHPEPTELPYTNHRQNRKCGACAACLRRMDCGHCDFCCDKPKFGGSNQKRQKCRWRQCLQFAMKRLLPSTGSGSEEGAGSPPCHPCRKRPGSPRQLHPSSSSKAPLAVHTTPPCPAQASAKQQIGRGFVPTPPDTDLVFLREGASSPLQVPGPAAASSEAPLQEAQCSAQSWVVTLPQVKQEKVDAPEEWTAGTAFLTSPTLQSGCPGKAVDPDLPPVKQEPPGPEEDREENREDYVSASAPEEEAGGVGTPVITEIFSLGGTRLRDIAAWWPRSKDLKKPEAKMQ, from the exons TCCCACAGGCGACAAGATTCGAAGCAAGGTTGAACTGACTCGATACCTAGGCCCTGCATGTGATCTGACCCTCTTTGACTTCAGACAAGGCATCTTGTGCTACCCGGCTCCCAAG ACCCATCCCTTGCCTGACCCCAGCAAGAAGCAAAAGAAGCCTTCGAAACCAGCCAGTGTTAAGAAGCATCAGGGTGGGCTGCAGAAGAGTGGTGTCAGGAAGGCGACCCCGCGGGCTGAGAATAGTGCTGGCACTGGCACAGCTCCAGCGTCATTACTTGTACCTGG CCGCTGTGAGAATTGTGGAGTCCGCGTCCCAAGGAATGGTATCAGAAGGAAGAGGCTCAAGACATTATGCGAAGACTGCCGAG CACAGAGAATTGCCTTCAACCGAGAACAGAGAATGTTTAAG AGAGTTGGCTGTGGAGAGTGTACAGCTTGCCTGGTGAAAGAAGACTGTGGGGCTTGCTCCGTCTGCCGCCTGCAGCTGCCCCGTGATGTGGCCTCAGGGCTCTACTGCAAGTGTGAGCAGAGACGCTGCCTCCGGATTGTGGAGAAG AGCCGAGGGTGCGGAGTATGTCGGGGTTGTCAGAACCAAGAAGACTGTGGCTGTTGCCGATTCTGCCTTCGCCCTCCCCGCCCTGGTCGCAAGCGCCAGTGGAGGTGTCTGCAGCGGCGCTGCTTGTGG GGTAAACGTGACCGTGACCGTCGTAAGAGTAGCTCCAAGGTGGCTGCCCAACGTCACTCCCAAGCTCAGCCAGTGCCTCCACTTCCTGCACTGCAGCACCCAGAGCCCACAGAGCTG CCCTACACGAACCACCGGCAGAACCGCAAGTGCGGGGCCTGTGCAGCCTGCCTACGGCGGATGGACTGTGGCCACTGCGACTTCTGCTGCGACAAGCCCAAATTCGGGGGCAGCAACCAGAAGCGCCAGAAGTGTCGTTGGCGCCAGTGCCTGCAATTTGCCATg AAGCGACTGCTGCCCAGTACTGGGTCAGGGTCTGAGGAGGGAGCAGGATCGCCTCCGTGTCACCCTTGTCGAAAGAGGCCTGGTTCTCCTCGACAGCTCCATCCAAGCTCCTCTTCAAAGGCCCCTTTGGCTGTGCACACAACCCCACCATGCCCTGCCCAGGCTTCAGCGAAGCAGCAAATAGGTAGAGGCTTTGTGCCGACCCCACCTGACACAGACCTTGTGTTTTTACGAGAGGGTGCCAGCAGTCCTCTGCAGGTGCCtggtcctgctgcagcttccTCGGAAGCCCCGTTACAG GAGGCCCAATGCTCTGCCCAGAGTTGGGTTGTGACCTTGCCACAGGTGAAGCAAGAGAAGGTGGATGCCCCAGAGGAGTGGACAGCAGGCACAGCCTTCCTGACTTCTCCCACGTTGCAGTCTGGCTGCCCTGGCAAG GCAGTAGACCCAGACCTTCCACCTGTGAAACAAGAGCCCCCTGGCCCTGAGGAggatagagaagaaaacagagaagattaTGTTTCTGCATCAGccccagaggaggaggcaggaggggtTGGCACACCAGTG ATCACGGAGATTTTCAGCCTGGGTGGAACCCGCCTCCGGGACATAGCAGCTTGGTGGCCAAG GTCCAAGGACCTTAAAAAACCTGAAGCTAAAATGCAGTAG
- the Mbd1 gene encoding methyl-CpG-binding domain protein 1 isoform X23 — protein MAEDWQDCPALGPGWKRRESFRKSGASCGRSDIYYQSPTGDKIRSKVELTRYLGPACDLTLFDFRQGILCYPAPKTHPLPDPSKKQKKPSKPASVKKHQGGLQKSGVRKATPRAENSAGTGTAPASLLVPGRCENCGVRVPRNGIRRKRLKTLCEDCRAQRIAFNREQRMFKRVGCGECTACLVKEDCGACSVCRLQLPRDVASGLYCKCEQRRCLRIVEKSRGCGVCRGCQNQEDCGCCRFCLRPPRPGRKRQWRCLQRRCLWGKRDRDRRKSSSKVAAQRHSQAQPVPPLPALQHPEPTELHISDLAPTSPAEFIYYCVDEDELKRLLPSTGSGSEEGAGSPPCHPCRKRPGSPRQLHPSSSSKAPLAVHTTPPCPAQASAKQQIGRGFVPTPPDTDLVFLREGASSPLQVPGPAAASSEAPLQEAQCSAQSWVVTLPQVKQEKVDAPEEWTAGTAFLTSPTLQSGCPGKVREAVDPDLPPVKQEPPGPEEDREENREDYVSASAPEEEAGGVGTPVITEIFSLGGTRLRDIAAWWPRSKDLKKPEAKMQ, from the exons TCCCACAGGCGACAAGATTCGAAGCAAGGTTGAACTGACTCGATACCTAGGCCCTGCATGTGATCTGACCCTCTTTGACTTCAGACAAGGCATCTTGTGCTACCCGGCTCCCAAG ACCCATCCCTTGCCTGACCCCAGCAAGAAGCAAAAGAAGCCTTCGAAACCAGCCAGTGTTAAGAAGCATCAGGGTGGGCTGCAGAAGAGTGGTGTCAGGAAGGCGACCCCGCGGGCTGAGAATAGTGCTGGCACTGGCACAGCTCCAGCGTCATTACTTGTACCTGG CCGCTGTGAGAATTGTGGAGTCCGCGTCCCAAGGAATGGTATCAGAAGGAAGAGGCTCAAGACATTATGCGAAGACTGCCGAG CACAGAGAATTGCCTTCAACCGAGAACAGAGAATGTTTAAG AGAGTTGGCTGTGGAGAGTGTACAGCTTGCCTGGTGAAAGAAGACTGTGGGGCTTGCTCCGTCTGCCGCCTGCAGCTGCCCCGTGATGTGGCCTCAGGGCTCTACTGCAAGTGTGAGCAGAGACGCTGCCTCCGGATTGTGGAGAAG AGCCGAGGGTGCGGAGTATGTCGGGGTTGTCAGAACCAAGAAGACTGTGGCTGTTGCCGATTCTGCCTTCGCCCTCCCCGCCCTGGTCGCAAGCGCCAGTGGAGGTGTCTGCAGCGGCGCTGCTTGTGG GGTAAACGTGACCGTGACCGTCGTAAGAGTAGCTCCAAGGTGGCTGCCCAACGTCACTCCCAAGCTCAGCCAGTGCCTCCACTTCCTGCACTGCAGCACCCAGAGCCCACAGAGCTG CACATCAGCGACCTAGCGCCCACATCACCTGCTGAGTTCATCTATTACTGTGTAGACGAGGACGAGCTA AAGCGACTGCTGCCCAGTACTGGGTCAGGGTCTGAGGAGGGAGCAGGATCGCCTCCGTGTCACCCTTGTCGAAAGAGGCCTGGTTCTCCTCGACAGCTCCATCCAAGCTCCTCTTCAAAGGCCCCTTTGGCTGTGCACACAACCCCACCATGCCCTGCCCAGGCTTCAGCGAAGCAGCAAATAGGTAGAGGCTTTGTGCCGACCCCACCTGACACAGACCTTGTGTTTTTACGAGAGGGTGCCAGCAGTCCTCTGCAGGTGCCtggtcctgctgcagcttccTCGGAAGCCCCGTTACAG GAGGCCCAATGCTCTGCCCAGAGTTGGGTTGTGACCTTGCCACAGGTGAAGCAAGAGAAGGTGGATGCCCCAGAGGAGTGGACAGCAGGCACAGCCTTCCTGACTTCTCCCACGTTGCAGTCTGGCTGCCCTGGCAAGGTTAGGGAG GCAGTAGACCCAGACCTTCCACCTGTGAAACAAGAGCCCCCTGGCCCTGAGGAggatagagaagaaaacagagaagattaTGTTTCTGCATCAGccccagaggaggaggcaggaggggtTGGCACACCAGTG ATCACGGAGATTTTCAGCCTGGGTGGAACCCGCCTCCGGGACATAGCAGCTTGGTGGCCAAG GTCCAAGGACCTTAAAAAACCTGAAGCTAAAATGCAGTAG
- the Mbd1 gene encoding methyl-CpG-binding domain protein 1 isoform X22 produces the protein MAEDWQDCPALGPGWKRRESFRKSGASCGRSDIYYQSPTGDKIRSKVELTRYLGPACDLTLFDFRQGILCYPAPKTHPLPDPSKKQKKPSKPASVKKHQGGLQKSGVRKATPRAENSAGTGTAPASLLVPGRCENCGVRVPRNGIRRKRLKTLCEDCRAQRIAFNREQRMFKRVGCGECTACLVKEDCGACSVCRLQLPRDVASGLYCKCEQRRCLRIVEKSRGCGVCRGCQNQEDCGCCRFCLRPPRPGRKRQWRCLQRRCLWHFAHRFRGHPQGCHQCPPQVVVPPIGKRDRDRRKSSSKVAAQRHSQAQPVPPLPALQHPEPTELKRLLPSTGSGSEEGAGSPPCHPCRKRPGSPRQLHPSSSSKAPLAVHTTPPCPAQASAKQQIGRGFVPTPPDTDLVFLREGASSPLQVPGPAAASSEAPLQEAQCSAQSWVVTLPQVKQEKVDAPEEWTAGTAFLTSPTLQSGCPGKVREAVDPDLPPVKQEPPGPEEDREENREDYVSASAPEEEAGGVGTPVITEIFSLGGTRLRDIAAWWPRSKDLKKPEAKMQ, from the exons TCCCACAGGCGACAAGATTCGAAGCAAGGTTGAACTGACTCGATACCTAGGCCCTGCATGTGATCTGACCCTCTTTGACTTCAGACAAGGCATCTTGTGCTACCCGGCTCCCAAG ACCCATCCCTTGCCTGACCCCAGCAAGAAGCAAAAGAAGCCTTCGAAACCAGCCAGTGTTAAGAAGCATCAGGGTGGGCTGCAGAAGAGTGGTGTCAGGAAGGCGACCCCGCGGGCTGAGAATAGTGCTGGCACTGGCACAGCTCCAGCGTCATTACTTGTACCTGG CCGCTGTGAGAATTGTGGAGTCCGCGTCCCAAGGAATGGTATCAGAAGGAAGAGGCTCAAGACATTATGCGAAGACTGCCGAG CACAGAGAATTGCCTTCAACCGAGAACAGAGAATGTTTAAG AGAGTTGGCTGTGGAGAGTGTACAGCTTGCCTGGTGAAAGAAGACTGTGGGGCTTGCTCCGTCTGCCGCCTGCAGCTGCCCCGTGATGTGGCCTCAGGGCTCTACTGCAAGTGTGAGCAGAGACGCTGCCTCCGGATTGTGGAGAAG AGCCGAGGGTGCGGAGTATGTCGGGGTTGTCAGAACCAAGAAGACTGTGGCTGTTGCCGATTCTGCCTTCGCCCTCCCCGCCCTGGTCGCAAGCGCCAGTGGAGGTGTCTGCAGCGGCGCTGCTTGTGG CACTTTGCTCATCGCTTCCGTGGCCACCCTCAAGGATGTCACCAGTGCCCTCCCCAGGTTGTGGTTCCCCCTATT GGTAAACGTGACCGTGACCGTCGTAAGAGTAGCTCCAAGGTGGCTGCCCAACGTCACTCCCAAGCTCAGCCAGTGCCTCCACTTCCTGCACTGCAGCACCCAGAGCCCACAGAGCTG AAGCGACTGCTGCCCAGTACTGGGTCAGGGTCTGAGGAGGGAGCAGGATCGCCTCCGTGTCACCCTTGTCGAAAGAGGCCTGGTTCTCCTCGACAGCTCCATCCAAGCTCCTCTTCAAAGGCCCCTTTGGCTGTGCACACAACCCCACCATGCCCTGCCCAGGCTTCAGCGAAGCAGCAAATAGGTAGAGGCTTTGTGCCGACCCCACCTGACACAGACCTTGTGTTTTTACGAGAGGGTGCCAGCAGTCCTCTGCAGGTGCCtggtcctgctgcagcttccTCGGAAGCCCCGTTACAG GAGGCCCAATGCTCTGCCCAGAGTTGGGTTGTGACCTTGCCACAGGTGAAGCAAGAGAAGGTGGATGCCCCAGAGGAGTGGACAGCAGGCACAGCCTTCCTGACTTCTCCCACGTTGCAGTCTGGCTGCCCTGGCAAGGTTAGGGAG GCAGTAGACCCAGACCTTCCACCTGTGAAACAAGAGCCCCCTGGCCCTGAGGAggatagagaagaaaacagagaagattaTGTTTCTGCATCAGccccagaggaggaggcaggaggggtTGGCACACCAGTG ATCACGGAGATTTTCAGCCTGGGTGGAACCCGCCTCCGGGACATAGCAGCTTGGTGGCCAAG GTCCAAGGACCTTAAAAAACCTGAAGCTAAAATGCAGTAG
- the Mbd1 gene encoding methyl-CpG-binding domain protein 1 isoform X11: protein MAEDWQDCPALGPGWKRRESFRKSGASCGRSDIYYQSPTGDKIRSKVELTRYLGPACDLTLFDFRQGILCYPAPKTHPLPDPSKKQKKPSKPASVKKHQGGLQKSGVRKATPRAENSAGTGTAPASLLVPGRCENCGVRVPRNGIRRKRLKTLCEDCRAQRIAFNREQRMFKRVGCGECTACLVKEDCGACSVCRLQLPRDVASGLYCKCEQRRCLRIVEKSRGCGVCRGCQNQEDCGCCRFCLRPPRPGRKRQWRCLQRRCLWGKRDRDRRKSSSKVAAQRHSQAQPVPPLPALQHPEPTELHISDLAPTSPAEFIYYCVDEDELPYTNHRQNRKCGACAACLRRMDCGHCDFCCDKPKFGGSNQKRQKCRWRQCLQFAMKRLLPSTGSGSEEGAGSPPCHPCRKRPGSPRQLHPSSSSKAPLAVHTTPPCPAQASAKQQIGRGFVPTPPDTDLVFLREGASSPLQVPGPAAASSEAPLQEAQCSAQSWVVTLPQVKQEKVDAPEEWTAGTAFLTSPTLQSGCPGKVREAVDPDLPPVKQEPPGPEEDREENREDYVSASAPEEEAGGVGTPVITEIFSLGGTRLRDIAAWWPRSKDLKKPEAKMQ, encoded by the exons TCCCACAGGCGACAAGATTCGAAGCAAGGTTGAACTGACTCGATACCTAGGCCCTGCATGTGATCTGACCCTCTTTGACTTCAGACAAGGCATCTTGTGCTACCCGGCTCCCAAG ACCCATCCCTTGCCTGACCCCAGCAAGAAGCAAAAGAAGCCTTCGAAACCAGCCAGTGTTAAGAAGCATCAGGGTGGGCTGCAGAAGAGTGGTGTCAGGAAGGCGACCCCGCGGGCTGAGAATAGTGCTGGCACTGGCACAGCTCCAGCGTCATTACTTGTACCTGG CCGCTGTGAGAATTGTGGAGTCCGCGTCCCAAGGAATGGTATCAGAAGGAAGAGGCTCAAGACATTATGCGAAGACTGCCGAG CACAGAGAATTGCCTTCAACCGAGAACAGAGAATGTTTAAG AGAGTTGGCTGTGGAGAGTGTACAGCTTGCCTGGTGAAAGAAGACTGTGGGGCTTGCTCCGTCTGCCGCCTGCAGCTGCCCCGTGATGTGGCCTCAGGGCTCTACTGCAAGTGTGAGCAGAGACGCTGCCTCCGGATTGTGGAGAAG AGCCGAGGGTGCGGAGTATGTCGGGGTTGTCAGAACCAAGAAGACTGTGGCTGTTGCCGATTCTGCCTTCGCCCTCCCCGCCCTGGTCGCAAGCGCCAGTGGAGGTGTCTGCAGCGGCGCTGCTTGTGG GGTAAACGTGACCGTGACCGTCGTAAGAGTAGCTCCAAGGTGGCTGCCCAACGTCACTCCCAAGCTCAGCCAGTGCCTCCACTTCCTGCACTGCAGCACCCAGAGCCCACAGAGCTG CACATCAGCGACCTAGCGCCCACATCACCTGCTGAGTTCATCTATTACTGTGTAGACGAGGACGAGCTA CCCTACACGAACCACCGGCAGAACCGCAAGTGCGGGGCCTGTGCAGCCTGCCTACGGCGGATGGACTGTGGCCACTGCGACTTCTGCTGCGACAAGCCCAAATTCGGGGGCAGCAACCAGAAGCGCCAGAAGTGTCGTTGGCGCCAGTGCCTGCAATTTGCCATg AAGCGACTGCTGCCCAGTACTGGGTCAGGGTCTGAGGAGGGAGCAGGATCGCCTCCGTGTCACCCTTGTCGAAAGAGGCCTGGTTCTCCTCGACAGCTCCATCCAAGCTCCTCTTCAAAGGCCCCTTTGGCTGTGCACACAACCCCACCATGCCCTGCCCAGGCTTCAGCGAAGCAGCAAATAGGTAGAGGCTTTGTGCCGACCCCACCTGACACAGACCTTGTGTTTTTACGAGAGGGTGCCAGCAGTCCTCTGCAGGTGCCtggtcctgctgcagcttccTCGGAAGCCCCGTTACAG GAGGCCCAATGCTCTGCCCAGAGTTGGGTTGTGACCTTGCCACAGGTGAAGCAAGAGAAGGTGGATGCCCCAGAGGAGTGGACAGCAGGCACAGCCTTCCTGACTTCTCCCACGTTGCAGTCTGGCTGCCCTGGCAAGGTTAGGGAG GCAGTAGACCCAGACCTTCCACCTGTGAAACAAGAGCCCCCTGGCCCTGAGGAggatagagaagaaaacagagaagattaTGTTTCTGCATCAGccccagaggaggaggcaggaggggtTGGCACACCAGTG ATCACGGAGATTTTCAGCCTGGGTGGAACCCGCCTCCGGGACATAGCAGCTTGGTGGCCAAG GTCCAAGGACCTTAAAAAACCTGAAGCTAAAATGCAGTAG